The following proteins come from a genomic window of Streptomyces sp. GS7:
- the iolB gene encoding 5-deoxy-glucuronate isomerase — protein MSAEITDSRTAGGSGSSGGAGGSGGSGEPREPGVPSGLPVSGAAPASRAVPPAASGFHIPAGRGADGPYALDISPEKAGWGYCSLRILDLPPGGHHSFATGDSEWIVLPLSGGCTVVTDGPDAGNCEDAARSASADAVSCELAGRESVFSGVTDFAYVPRDARVRITSGAGGRFALTGARCERRLPARYGAASDVPVELRGTGSCSRQVNNFAAADVFACDRLIAVEVLTPGGNWSSYPPHKHDECRPGEEAELEEIYYFEIAAAHGTQGLGYQRVTPSGRGRGTDVLAEVRGGDAVLIPDGWHGPSIAAPGHDMYYLNVMAGPGETREWLICDHPDHGWIRGTWPDQPVDPRLPFYQAPAGDPR, from the coding sequence ATGAGTGCTGAGATCACAGATTCCCGCACCGCGGGCGGTTCCGGCAGTTCCGGTGGGGCCGGCGGTTCCGGTGGGTCCGGCGAGCCTCGGGAGCCCGGTGTGCCCTCCGGGCTCCCGGTGTCCGGGGCCGCCCCCGCCTCCCGGGCCGTCCCCCCGGCCGCCTCCGGTTTCCACATCCCGGCGGGCCGCGGCGCCGACGGTCCGTACGCCCTCGACATCAGCCCCGAGAAGGCCGGTTGGGGGTATTGCTCGCTGCGGATCCTCGACCTGCCGCCGGGTGGGCATCACTCCTTCGCCACCGGTGACAGCGAGTGGATCGTGCTGCCGCTCTCCGGCGGCTGCACGGTCGTGACGGACGGTCCCGACGCGGGGAACTGCGAAGACGCGGCACGTTCCGCTTCCGCGGACGCGGTGAGCTGTGAACTGGCCGGCCGGGAGAGCGTGTTCAGCGGGGTGACGGACTTCGCGTACGTACCGCGGGATGCGCGGGTGCGGATCACCAGCGGCGCCGGCGGGCGGTTCGCGCTCACTGGGGCGCGCTGCGAGCGCCGGCTGCCGGCCCGCTACGGTGCCGCGTCCGACGTCCCGGTGGAGCTGCGGGGCACCGGCAGCTGCTCGCGGCAGGTCAACAACTTCGCCGCGGCGGACGTGTTCGCGTGCGACCGGCTGATCGCCGTGGAAGTGCTCACCCCCGGGGGCAACTGGTCGTCGTATCCGCCGCACAAGCACGACGAGTGCCGTCCGGGGGAGGAGGCCGAGCTGGAGGAGATCTACTACTTCGAGATCGCCGCCGCCCACGGGACGCAGGGGCTCGGCTATCAGCGTGTGACGCCGTCCGGGCGCGGTCGCGGCACGGACGTCCTCGCCGAGGTCCGCGGCGGAGACGCGGTGCTGATTCCCGACGGGTGGCACGGCCCGTCCATCGCCGCCCCCGGGCACGACATGTACTACCTCAACGTCATGGCGGGGCCCGGGGAGACCCGTGAGTGGCTGATCTGCGACCACCCCGATCACGGCTGGATCCGCGGTACGTGGCCGGACCAGCCCGTCGACCCCCGCCTCCCCTTCTACCAAGCACCCGCAGGAGACCCCCGATGA
- the iolD gene encoding 3D-(3,5/4)-trihydroxycyclohexane-1,2-dione acylhydrolase (decyclizing) encodes MSDRTTTDPDTAPAGTRHLTVAQALVEFLAHQYTERDGRRHRLISACWGIFGHGNVAGVGQALLESGSAAPEGAGGGTPKLPYLQGRNEQAMVHAAVGYARQCDRLSAQAVTTSIGPGATNLVTGAALATVNRLPVLLLPGDVFATRPADPVLQQLEVPSAGDVSVNDALRPVSRYFDRVTRPEALIPAALQAMRVLADPVETGAVTLALPQDVQAEAYDWPEEFFADRVWRVPRPAPDAAALDAAVRAVREARRPLVIVGGGVHHSEAEDALRAFAEATGIPVASTQAGKGSLRHDHPADVGGIGHTGTATADALARRADLVIGVGTRYTDFTTASATLFAEPGVRFVNLNIAAFDSHKLGALALVADARAGLEALTGALSGHRVDAAYAAEYGAAKADWERRVDAAYGAGDPSARPSQTQVLGALDALVDDSDIVINAAGSLPGDLHKLWRARSRRQYHLEYGYSCMGYEIPAAIGVRMAAPDRPVWALVGDGTYLMNPTEIVTAVQEGINITIVLIQNHGYASIGGLSQEIGGERFGTDYRFRAADGTYTGEPLPVDLAANAASLGMRVLRADTVAELRAALAEARGAKAPTCVYVETGTTDTVPGAPPAQAWWDVPVAETATRPAAVAARKAYDRQAAARRRHL; translated from the coding sequence ATGAGCGACCGGACGACGACCGACCCGGACACCGCCCCGGCGGGCACCCGTCATCTGACGGTCGCCCAGGCCCTGGTCGAGTTCCTGGCCCACCAGTACACCGAGCGGGACGGCCGCCGGCACCGCCTGATCAGCGCCTGCTGGGGCATCTTCGGGCACGGCAACGTCGCCGGTGTCGGGCAGGCGCTGCTGGAGTCCGGCAGCGCGGCGCCCGAGGGGGCGGGCGGCGGGACCCCGAAACTGCCGTATCTCCAGGGGCGGAACGAACAGGCCATGGTGCACGCGGCCGTCGGCTACGCCCGGCAGTGCGACCGGCTCTCCGCGCAGGCCGTGACCACCTCCATCGGGCCCGGGGCCACCAACCTCGTCACGGGCGCCGCGCTCGCCACCGTGAACCGCCTCCCGGTGCTGCTGCTGCCCGGCGACGTGTTCGCCACCCGCCCCGCCGATCCGGTCCTCCAGCAGCTCGAAGTGCCGTCCGCGGGCGATGTGTCGGTCAATGACGCGCTGCGCCCCGTCTCCCGCTATTTCGACCGGGTCACCCGGCCCGAGGCGCTGATCCCGGCCGCCCTCCAGGCGATGCGGGTGCTCGCCGACCCCGTGGAGACCGGGGCGGTCACCCTGGCCCTGCCGCAGGACGTGCAGGCCGAGGCGTACGACTGGCCGGAGGAGTTCTTCGCCGACCGGGTCTGGCGGGTCCCGCGGCCCGCCCCGGACGCCGCCGCGCTCGACGCCGCGGTGCGCGCCGTCCGGGAGGCCCGCCGGCCGCTGGTCATCGTGGGCGGCGGGGTGCACCACAGCGAGGCGGAGGACGCGCTCCGGGCGTTCGCCGAAGCGACCGGCATCCCGGTGGCGTCCACCCAGGCGGGCAAGGGGTCGCTGCGCCACGACCATCCGGCCGATGTCGGCGGGATCGGGCACACGGGCACCGCGACCGCCGACGCGCTGGCCCGCCGGGCCGACCTGGTCATCGGCGTCGGTACGCGGTACACGGACTTCACCACCGCCTCGGCGACGCTCTTCGCCGAGCCCGGCGTCCGCTTCGTCAACCTCAACATCGCCGCCTTCGATTCCCACAAGCTCGGTGCCCTCGCCCTGGTCGCCGACGCCCGCGCCGGACTCGAAGCGCTCACCGGCGCGCTGTCCGGCCACCGCGTCGACGCGGCGTACGCGGCGGAGTACGGGGCGGCGAAGGCGGACTGGGAGCGCCGGGTGGATGCCGCGTACGGGGCCGGGGACCCGTCCGCGCGGCCGTCCCAGACGCAGGTCCTGGGGGCGCTGGACGCGCTCGTCGACGACTCCGACATCGTGATCAACGCGGCCGGTTCGCTCCCCGGCGACCTGCACAAACTCTGGCGCGCCCGGTCCCGCCGGCAGTACCACCTCGAATACGGCTACTCCTGCATGGGCTATGAGATCCCGGCCGCGATCGGGGTGCGGATGGCCGCTCCCGACCGCCCGGTGTGGGCGCTCGTCGGCGACGGTACATACCTGATGAACCCCACCGAAATCGTCACCGCGGTGCAGGAGGGCATCAACATCACCATCGTCCTCATCCAGAACCACGGCTACGCCTCCATCGGCGGCCTCTCCCAGGAGATCGGCGGCGAGCGCTTCGGCACCGACTACCGCTTCCGCGCCGCGGACGGCACGTATACGGGCGAGCCGCTGCCCGTCGACCTCGCCGCCAACGCCGCCTCTCTGGGCATGCGGGTGCTGCGCGCCGACACGGTCGCCGAGCTGCGTGCCGCGCTCGCCGAGGCGCGTGGCGCGAAAGCGCCCACATGTGTCTATGTCGAGACCGGAACGACTGACACTGTGCCGGGCGCGCCGCCTGCCCAAGCCTGGTGGGATGTACCCGTTGCCGAGACCGCGACGCGTCCGGCGGCGGTCGCCGCCCGGAAGGCGTACGACCGGCAGGCCGCCGCCCGCCGCCGCCACCTCTGA